One Methylomonas sp. LL1 DNA window includes the following coding sequences:
- the gmd gene encoding GDP-mannose 4,6-dehydratase, giving the protein MEKRVALITGITGQDGSYLAEFLLEKGYEVHGIKRRASLFNTERVDHIYQDPHVKDPKFYLHYGDLTDSSNLTRILKETNPTEVYNLGAMSHVAVSFESPEYTADVDAIGTLRLLEAMRFLGMEKSTRFYQASTSELYGLVQEIPQKETTPFYPRSPYAVAKLYAYWITVNYREAYGMYACNGILFNHESPRRGETFVTRKITRGLSNIAMGLEQCLYMGNMDSLRDWGHAKDYVRMQWMMLQQEQPEDFVIATGVQYSVRQFIEMSAQELGITLRWEGSGVDEKGYIAGISGDKAPHASVGQQIVAIDPRYFRPAEVETLLGDPTKAKEKLGWVPQITLKEMVGEMVAYDLEQAQKHALLQNQGYNVAVSKE; this is encoded by the coding sequence ATGGAAAAGCGGGTGGCTTTGATAACAGGGATTACCGGTCAGGATGGCTCGTATCTCGCCGAGTTCTTGTTGGAAAAGGGTTATGAAGTACATGGCATCAAACGCCGGGCATCGTTGTTTAACACCGAACGGGTCGATCATATTTATCAAGACCCGCATGTCAAGGACCCCAAGTTTTATTTGCATTATGGTGATTTGACCGACAGCTCCAACCTGACGCGGATACTGAAGGAAACCAATCCGACCGAGGTCTATAACTTGGGCGCCATGAGCCATGTAGCCGTATCATTTGAATCTCCGGAATATACCGCCGACGTGGATGCCATCGGTACCCTGCGGTTACTGGAAGCCATGCGCTTTTTGGGGATGGAAAAATCCACACGGTTTTATCAGGCCTCGACCTCCGAATTATACGGTCTGGTGCAGGAAATTCCGCAAAAGGAAACCACTCCGTTTTATCCGCGCTCGCCGTATGCGGTAGCTAAACTCTATGCCTACTGGATCACCGTGAATTACCGCGAGGCATACGGCATGTATGCCTGTAACGGCATCTTGTTCAATCACGAGTCGCCGCGCCGTGGCGAGACCTTCGTCACGCGTAAGATTACCCGAGGCTTGAGCAATATCGCCATGGGTCTGGAGCAATGCTTATATATGGGCAATATGGATTCGCTGCGCGATTGGGGCCATGCCAAGGATTATGTGCGGATGCAATGGATGATGTTGCAACAAGAGCAACCCGAGGATTTTGTGATTGCCACCGGCGTGCAATATTCGGTGCGGCAATTTATCGAAATGTCGGCCCAGGAATTGGGCATCACGCTGCGCTGGGAAGGTAGCGGTGTCGATGAAAAAGGTTACATTGCCGGCATCAGCGGCGATAAAGCACCGCATGCCAGCGTCGGCCAGCAAATCGTTGCGATCGATCCGCGTTATTTCCGTCCGGCCGAAGTGGAAACCTTGTTGGGCGACCCCACCAAGGCCAAGGAAAAACTGGGCTGGGTTCCGCAAATCACCCTGAAGGAAATGGTCGGCGAAATGGTGGCTTACGACTTGGAGCAGGCACAAAAACATGCGCTGTTGCAAAATCAAGGTTACAACGTAGCCGTCAGTAAGGAATAA
- a CDS encoding DUF4351 domain-containing protein yields the protein MVEWPNGEREALLFVIEEETESSRFSIHRLAHYCLDIADLMKTNRVVPVVIFLNTGKRQSSLKLGGERHTYLDFNFLICDLKQLSADEYIDSSNIVARLNLPNMNYPRNQRLQIYLAAQLGLVRNETDPNKIRKYSDFIDYYADLTQQEVIEYQLHYQTKEGDIMGMVKIWTDQGIQQGIQQGIQQGMQQGMQQGMQQGMQQGMQQGEQIGVKKECIALLSRQLRRKFGLKPELEQALQHLPAMPLETLEDLADALLDFTSIQDLESWLGL from the coding sequence TTGGTAGAGTGGCCGAACGGCGAGCGTGAAGCCTTATTGTTTGTGATCGAAGAAGAAACCGAGAGTAGCCGTTTCTCCATCCATCGCCTAGCGCATTATTGTCTGGATATCGCCGACTTGATGAAAACCAACCGCGTGGTGCCGGTTGTGATTTTTCTTAACACTGGTAAGCGACAAAGTAGCCTAAAATTAGGCGGTGAAAGGCACACGTACTTGGACTTTAATTTTCTTATTTGTGACCTAAAACAACTGTCAGCGGACGAATACATAGACAGCAGCAACATTGTTGCCCGTCTCAATTTGCCCAACATGAATTACCCCAGAAATCAGCGACTGCAAATCTACCTGGCGGCACAATTGGGCTTGGTGCGTAACGAAACAGACCCGAATAAAATCCGCAAATACAGTGACTTCATCGATTATTATGCCGACCTGACCCAGCAAGAAGTCATAGAATATCAACTACATTACCAAACGAAAGAAGGTGACATCATGGGCATGGTAAAAATCTGGACAGACCAAGGTATACAGCAAGGCATACAACAAGGCATACAACAAGGTATGCAACAAGGTATGCAACAAGGTATGCAACAAGGTATGCAACAAGGTATGCAACAAGGCGAACAAATTGGAGTGAAAAAAGAATGTATTGCCTTGCTCAGTCGCCAACTCCGACGTAAATTCGGCCTAAAACCAGAGCTGGAGCAAGCATTGCAACACCTGCCGGCTATGCCGTTGGAAACATTGGAAGACTTGGCCGATGCGCTGCTGGATTTTACGAGTATCCAAGACTTGGAAAGTTGGTTGGGTTTGTAG
- a CDS encoding DUF4351 domain-containing protein — MLARFLRRKFGLLPELDAALQKLSGIPLDALENLADELQDFETLEELQNWIAAQTKRANRQA, encoded by the coding sequence ATGTTGGCCCGATTTTTACGTCGAAAATTTGGTTTACTGCCCGAACTGGACGCTGCATTGCAAAAGCTATCCGGCATTCCGCTAGACGCGCTGGAAAATCTGGCCGACGAGTTACAGGATTTTGAAACCCTGGAAGAACTGCAAAACTGGATTGCAGCGCAAACCAAGCGTGCAAATAGACAAGCTTAA
- a CDS encoding DUF4351 domain-containing protein produces MDFLGVELKQTLFYQEIADEEQREGIKEESMTLLTRLLRRKFGLQPALETALEQLPSMETATLEGLADALLGFTDISDLQGWLGKR; encoded by the coding sequence ATGGACTTCTTAGGCGTCGAACTGAAACAAACCCTGTTTTATCAGGAAATTGCCGACGAAGAGCAGCGGGAAGGCATCAAAGAAGAAAGTATGACGCTACTAACTCGCCTGCTCCGCCGAAAATTCGGCCTGCAGCCAGCACTGGAAACCGCCCTGGAACAACTGCCAAGCATGGAAACAGCCACGCTGGAAGGCTTGGCTGATGCCCTGCTGGGTTTTACCGACATAAGCGATTTACAAGGCTGGCTAGGCAAACGCTAA
- a CDS encoding glycosyltransferase family 4 protein: MAKSDRPKHIFINRYFYPDHSATSQMLTDLAFGLAKNSSNESIHIVTSRQRYDDASARLPAYEVIRNVHIHRVATTRFGRQNLLGRAFDYLSFYLSSFVTLIKLTKSGDTLIAKTDPPMISVIAALVAKLKNAHLVNWLQDLFPEVAAELGVKLASGLPYKLLKAIRNKTLHQAKMNVAIGELMAERLRREGIPNDKITVIHNWADEEQLHPVPHGQNPLRTEWGLQGKFVVGYSGNLGRSHDFATILEAAEALKERDDIVFLLIGGGAQLPQVQQECLEKGLKNVIFKPYQPREKLSESLSVADVHLISLKPELESLIVPSKFYGILAVGRPVIFIGAQDGELAKIIYNNECGKVIKQQDTEQMVTDIIYFFQHSQQNENIREVFESLFSKKNAIAEFGNRLK; the protein is encoded by the coding sequence ATGGCTAAATCAGATCGGCCGAAACATATTTTCATAAATCGCTATTTTTACCCGGATCATTCCGCTACCAGCCAAATGCTGACCGACTTGGCCTTCGGATTGGCGAAAAATAGCTCAAACGAATCAATTCATATTGTTACCAGTCGCCAGCGCTATGATGATGCCTCGGCCAGACTGCCGGCATATGAAGTTATCCGGAACGTCCACATCCATAGAGTCGCTACTACTCGTTTCGGTAGACAAAATTTGCTGGGCCGAGCTTTCGACTATTTGAGCTTTTATCTGTCGTCCTTTGTCACGTTAATTAAACTGACAAAATCCGGCGATACACTGATAGCCAAAACCGATCCGCCTATGATTTCCGTCATCGCTGCGCTAGTGGCCAAACTGAAAAATGCGCATTTGGTTAACTGGCTGCAAGACCTATTTCCGGAAGTCGCCGCCGAACTGGGCGTAAAACTTGCGAGCGGCCTGCCCTATAAACTACTGAAGGCCATCAGAAACAAAACCCTGCACCAAGCCAAAATGAATGTTGCTATTGGAGAACTGATGGCCGAGCGCCTGAGACGAGAAGGCATACCCAACGACAAAATTACAGTGATTCATAACTGGGCCGACGAAGAGCAATTGCATCCAGTTCCACATGGGCAAAATCCATTGCGCACTGAATGGGGGTTGCAAGGAAAATTCGTGGTCGGCTATTCCGGCAACCTGGGGCGCAGCCATGACTTCGCCACCATTTTGGAGGCGGCGGAAGCCTTGAAAGAGCGGGACGACATCGTCTTTTTACTGATCGGCGGCGGTGCGCAACTGCCGCAAGTGCAACAGGAGTGCCTGGAAAAAGGCCTGAAAAACGTCATATTCAAACCCTACCAACCCCGAGAAAAACTTTCGGAAAGCTTGTCAGTAGCCGATGTGCATTTGATCAGTTTAAAGCCGGAACTGGAAAGTCTGATTGTGCCTAGCAAATTTTATGGGATTCTAGCAGTGGGGCGACCGGTGATATTTATTGGGGCGCAAGACGGTGAGTTGGCAAAAATAATATATAACAACGAATGTGGAAAAGTAATAAAACAACAAGACACTGAACAAATGGTAACCGACATAATTTATTTTTTTCAGCATTCGCAACAAAACGAAAATATTAGGGAAGTGTTCGAATCTTTGTTTTCAAAGAAAAATGCTATTGCGGAGTTTGGAAATAGATTGAAATAA
- a CDS encoding lipopolysaccharide biosynthesis protein encodes MSSVHHIIKSMASGYIVVAVQAVIGIIMVPYLISERNLGLEKYGTLMLIQSSVAILTVLLDGLRLESARLIGKSIITKVFALDEINIIALVLSFLLGCVYLLILTNITPGYSNLYITNEIINTSIVLVAAFIIEQIYYAIDSHFHATQKSLISNALSIADTVTRALFIFLMFEYINADIAHYAQAIFLCLGIKYLAARAILRQQNYNQDKMSTKSIIRVVRGFKSAPTQTLQGLSPYMIFRGAVILSGLRLGTEQAAVVAIFIQTLRNYFNQAVFSGLRPFILPFLSATQNDEVQRKGINKFFIIYQLIVLTIGGVAAVTAEFWFPLWLGHDLGKYYYLTWIVLIGYSVEVALLFHYYDLIAAGKSLGLAYLTFCGALLALLIMYFTPPMYMNIENYLWIVTGYILYWSVLVVSIKTIKGKA; translated from the coding sequence ATGTCAAGCGTACACCATATTATTAAATCAATGGCAAGTGGCTACATTGTCGTAGCAGTGCAAGCAGTTATTGGCATAATAATGGTTCCTTATTTAATTTCAGAAAGAAATCTAGGCTTGGAAAAATATGGCACCCTGATGCTAATTCAATCATCAGTAGCTATACTAACAGTTCTGTTGGATGGTTTGCGATTAGAATCCGCGAGGCTGATTGGAAAATCAATAATAACAAAGGTTTTTGCATTAGACGAAATAAATATAATAGCTTTGGTGTTATCGTTTCTATTAGGCTGTGTATACTTGCTTATCCTAACAAATATTACTCCAGGATATAGTAATTTATACATTACTAATGAAATAATCAATACCTCTATTGTTTTGGTTGCTGCATTTATAATAGAACAGATTTATTACGCAATAGACTCGCATTTTCATGCGACCCAAAAATCACTGATTTCAAACGCACTAAGCATTGCCGACACTGTTACAAGGGCATTGTTTATATTTTTAATGTTTGAATATATAAATGCGGATATAGCGCACTATGCACAGGCCATATTCCTCTGCCTAGGCATCAAATACCTGGCTGCAAGAGCTATATTGAGACAGCAGAATTACAATCAAGACAAAATGTCTACAAAAAGCATAATTCGGGTTGTGAGGGGCTTTAAGAGTGCGCCGACTCAGACTTTACAAGGATTGTCACCTTATATGATATTTCGCGGAGCGGTTATTCTCTCGGGGCTGCGGTTGGGTACTGAACAGGCTGCGGTAGTAGCAATATTCATACAGACACTGAGAAACTATTTCAATCAGGCGGTCTTCTCCGGACTTCGCCCTTTTATATTACCGTTTTTATCCGCGACACAAAATGACGAGGTACAACGGAAGGGAATCAATAAATTCTTTATAATTTACCAGTTAATCGTCCTTACAATTGGCGGTGTCGCGGCAGTTACCGCAGAGTTTTGGTTCCCTCTTTGGTTGGGGCATGATTTGGGTAAATACTATTACCTGACATGGATAGTTTTGATTGGGTATTCTGTAGAAGTAGCTCTTCTATTCCACTATTATGATCTTATCGCCGCAGGTAAAAGTCTGGGACTGGCTTATTTAACATTTTGCGGGGCTCTATTGGCACTATTAATCATGTATTTCACGCCGCCGATGTATATGAATATAGAAAATTATTTGTGGATTGTAACGGGCTATATTTTATATTGGTCAGTACTCGTGGTATCCATTAAAACAATAAAAGGGAAAGCATGA
- a CDS encoding glycosyltransferase family 2 protein, whose product MKASIVILNWKGKVEDCAEAVESAIAQSYEDKEIIFVDNGSNDDALTLLKSQYPKINYIGLPDNLGVTGGRNKGAEACEGDVIFFLENDGAWATKNVVEDAVKLFERYKHLGVLYTAVEGYESGIKDRTVDLYADTNDEILISSSFRGGAAVIRKSLFEQIGGYPDDYFRQCEEKYFSMFVYDLGYYIGYAPLLIMRHKGSDYQGKSNVVNWYNCINDLKNLIRHYPGSTKYGLILAKVLLWTGRFVRSGKIRELIKVYTAVLFEIWNNSKHKKVKKQTVSFIEALGCNAMEIRPFSEYLTHSIDNSHYPSPFLSKLTHSLHQKSHSRGRA is encoded by the coding sequence ATGAAGGCATCTATTGTAATATTAAACTGGAAAGGCAAGGTCGAAGACTGTGCTGAGGCGGTAGAGTCCGCTATAGCCCAGAGTTACGAAGATAAGGAGATAATATTTGTAGATAATGGTTCTAACGATGACGCTTTAACTTTATTGAAAAGCCAATATCCAAAAATAAATTATATTGGCTTGCCAGATAATTTAGGTGTAACCGGAGGCAGAAATAAAGGAGCAGAAGCTTGTGAAGGCGATGTTATCTTTTTTCTTGAAAATGACGGTGCATGGGCCACAAAGAATGTGGTTGAAGATGCCGTTAAACTATTCGAAAGGTATAAGCACTTAGGGGTGTTGTATACAGCGGTTGAAGGTTATGAATCCGGAATAAAAGACCGGACTGTTGATTTATATGCGGACACAAATGATGAGATTTTAATCTCTTCGTCTTTTAGGGGCGGTGCAGCGGTAATAAGAAAAAGTTTGTTTGAACAAATTGGTGGCTACCCGGATGATTATTTCAGGCAGTGTGAAGAAAAGTACTTTTCCATGTTTGTTTACGACTTGGGATACTATATTGGGTATGCGCCTTTATTAATAATGCGCCATAAAGGATCGGATTACCAAGGTAAGTCTAATGTCGTTAACTGGTACAACTGCATAAACGACCTCAAAAATTTAATAAGACATTATCCAGGATCAACTAAGTATGGTCTGATTTTAGCTAAAGTACTTTTATGGACGGGTAGATTTGTAAGAAGTGGAAAAATCAGAGAACTTATAAAAGTTTATACAGCTGTTTTGTTTGAAATCTGGAATAATTCGAAACACAAAAAAGTAAAAAAGCAAACAGTAAGTTTTATCGAAGCATTAGGTTGTAATGCTATGGAAATAAGGCCATTCAGTGAATACTTAACTCATTCAATTGACAATTCGCATTATCCATCGCCATTTTTATCTAAATTGACTCATTCACTCCATCAAAAATCACATTCGAGGGGCCGCGCATGA